The following coding sequences are from one Lolium rigidum isolate FL_2022 chromosome 6, APGP_CSIRO_Lrig_0.1, whole genome shotgun sequence window:
- the LOC124660508 gene encoding UDP-D-apiose/UDP-D-xylose synthase, with product MSSSSAPAPASGRVDLDGAPVAPLTICMIGAGGFIGSHLCEKLMAETPHTVLAVDVYCDKIRHLVDPAPPHLAGRISFHRLNIKNDSRLEGLIKMADLTINLAAICTPADYNTRPLDTIYSNFIDALPVVKYCSENSKRLIHFSTCEVYGKTVGSFLPKDHPLRKEPEFFVLTEDESPCIFGPIVKQRWSYACAKQLIERLIFAEGAENDLEFTIVRPFNWIGPRMDFIPGVDGPSEGVPRVLACFSNNLLRREPLKLVDGGEVQRTFLYIKDAIEAVVLMIENPARANGHIFNVGNPNNEVTVRELAEMMTEVYANVSGEPPLEEPVIDVSAQQFYGEGYDDSDKRIPSMTLINKQLGWNPKTPLKDLLETTLTYQHKTYKEAVKTQMSQASASS from the exons ATGTCGTCGTCCTCTGCGCCGGCACCGGCCAGCGGCAGGGTGGATCTGGACGGCGCGCCCGTGGCGCCGCTGACCATCTGCATGATCGGCGCCGGCGGCTTCATCGGCTCCCACCTCTGCGAGAAGCTCATGGCCGAGACCCCCCACACCGTGCTCGCCGTCGACGTCTACTGCGACAAGATCCGCCACCTCGTCGACCCGGCCCCGCCACACCTCGCCGGACGCATCTCCTTCCACCGCCTCAACATCAAGAACGACTCGCGGCTCGAGGGACTCATCAAGATGGCCGATCTG ACGATAAACCTGGCGGCGATCTGCACGCCGGCGGACTACAACACGCGGCCGCTCGACACCATCTACAGCAACTTCATCGACGCGCTCCCAGTG GTCAAGTACTGCTCGGAGAACAGCAAGCGTCtgatccacttctccacgtgtgaGGTCTACGGCAAGACCGTCGGCAGCTTCCTCCCCAAGGATCACCCCCTCCGCAAG GAACCTGAATTTTTTGTGCTGACAGAAGATGAGTCACCCTGCATTTTTGGTCCAATCGTGAAACAGAGATGGTCCTACGCATGCGCAAAGCAGCTTATTGAGAGGCTTATATTTG CTGAAGGTGCAGAAAATGACCTCGAGTTCACAATTGTGAGGCCTTTCAATTGGATTGGACCAAGGATGGACTTCATTCCCGGCGTTGATGGTCCCAGTGAGGGTGTTCCTCGGGTTTTGGCCTGCTTCAGTAAT AATCTCCTCCGCAGAGAACCCCTGAAGCTTGTTGATGGCGGTGAGGTCCAGAGAACTTTTCTTTACATCAAGGATGCCATTGAAGCTGTTGTTTTGATGATT GAAAACCCTGCTCGAGCCAATGGTCATATCTTCAATGTTGGTAACCCCAACAATGAAGTCACAGTTAGGGAATTGGCTGAGATGATGACAGAG GTCTATGCTAACGTCTCAGGAGAGCCGCCACTGGAGGAACCTGTGATTGATGTGAGCGCGCAACAGTTCTACGGTGAAGGGTATGATGACAGCGACAAGAGAATCCCCAGCATGACCCTGATCAACAAGCAGCTAG GGTGGAACCCAAAGACCCCTCTCAAGGATCTGCTGGAGACGACGTTGACCTACCAGCACAAGACGTACAAGGAGGCCGTCAAGACACAAATGTCGCAGGCCTCAGCATCGAGTTAG